From the genome of Vulpes lagopus strain Blue_001 chromosome 2, ASM1834538v1, whole genome shotgun sequence, one region includes:
- the FAAP24 gene encoding Fanconi anemia core complex-associated protein 24 isoform X3: MSEQYYSAIQKFTVLDLGMVLLPVASQMEASCLIIQLVQEQTKEPSKNPFLSKKRAPIPELSLLRTVQQIPGVGKVKALLLLQKFPSIQQLSNASLRELEPVVGPAVAQHIQAFFTQPR; the protein is encoded by the exons ATGAGTGAACAGTACTACTCGGCCATACAGAAGTTCACCGTGCTGGACCTTGGGATGGTGTTGCTTCCAGTGGCCAGCCAGATGGAAGCGTCCTGCCTTATTATCCAGTTG GTTCAAGAACAAACCAAAGAGCCCAGTAAGAACCCTTTCCTCAGTAAGAAACGGGCTCCGATCCCTGAGCTATCCCTCCTTCGAACTGTGCAACAGATCCCAGGAGTTGGAAAAGTTAAAGCTCTCCTTCTGCTTCAGAAGTTCCCAAGTATCCAGCAACTAAGTAATGCTTCCCTCCGAGAGCTGGAGCCAGTCGTGGGACCAGCAGTGGCACAGCACATTCAAGCGTTCTTCACGCAGCCCAGGTGA
- the RHPN2 gene encoding rhophilin-2, with amino-acid sequence MTDALLPAAPQPLEKESDGYFRKGCNPLAQTGRSKLQNQRAALNQQILKAVRMRTGAENLLKVATNHKVREQVRLELSFVNSDLQMLKEELEGLNISVGVYQSTEEAFTVPLIPLGLKETKDVDFSVVLKDFILEHYSEDSYLYEDEIADLMDLRQACRTPSRDEAGVELLMSYFIQLGFVESRFFPPTRQMGILFTWYDSLTGVPVSQQNLLLEKASILFNIGALYTQIGTRCNRRTQAGLDGAVDAFQRAAGVLHHLKETFTHTPSYDMSPAMLSVLVKMMLAQAQENVFEKICLPGIRNEFFVLVKVAQEAAKVGEVYRQLHTAMSQAPVKENIPYSWASLVCVKAHHYAALAHYFAATLLIDHQLKPGADEDHQEKCLSQLYDHMPEGLTPLATLKSSHQRRQLGKSHLRRAVAHHEESVREASLCKKLRNIEVLQDVLSAAHERSRLKYAQHQDDDDLLNLIDAPDIISKTEQEVEIILPQFSKVTATDFFQKLGPLSVFSANKRWTPPRSVHFTAEEGDLGFTLRGNSPVQVHFLDPHCSAALAGAKEGDYIVSIQDVDCKWLTVSEVMKLLKACGRDGVEMKVVSLLDFTSSMHNKCATYSVGMQKTYSMICLAIDDDDKTDKTKKISKKLSFLSWGTDKNRVKSASTLCLPSVGVARPQVKKKLPSPFSLLNSDSSLY; translated from the exons AGTAGCTACGAACCACAAGGTACGGGAGCAGGTGCGCCTGGAGCTGAGCTTCGTGAACTCCGACCTGCAGATGCTCAAGGAAGAGCTGGAAGGGCTGAACATCTCAGTGGGAGTCTATCAGAGCACGGA GGAGGCGTTTACGGTCCCCTTGATTCCGCTTGGCCTGAAGGAAACCAAGGACGTTGACTTCTCAGTCGTTCTCAAG GATTTCATCCTGGAACATTACAGCGAGGACAGCTATCTATATGAAGACGAAATAGCGGACCTGATGGATCTGAGACAG gcTTGCCGGACGCCCAGCCGGGATGAGGCCGGGGTTGAACTGCTCATGAGCTACTTCATCCAGCTGGGATTTGTGGAGAGCCGCTTCTTCCCCCCCACCCGACAGATGGGGATCTTGTTTACCTG gtACGACTCCCTCACCGGGGTCCCGGTGAGCCAGCAGAACCTGCTGCTGGAGAAGGCCAGCATTCTGTTCAACATCGGAGCCCTCTACACACAGATCGGGACCCGCTGCAACCGGAGGACCCAAGCTGGGCTGGACGGTGCCGTGGACGCCTTTCAGAGAGCCGCAG GGGTTTTGCATCACCTGAAAGAGACGTTCACTCACACTCCGAGTTACGACATGAGCCCTGCCATGCTCAGCGTGCTGGTCAAGATGATGCTTGCACAAGCCCAGGAGAACGTGTTTGAGAAAATCTGCCTTCCTGGGATCCGGAATGAGTTCTTCGTGCTGGTGAAGGTGGCTCAGGAGGCTGCCAAG GTGGGGGAGGTGTATCGGCAGCTGCACACGGCCATGAGCCAGGCCCCGGTGAAGGAGAACATCCCCTACTCCTGGGCCAGCCTGGTCTGCGTGAAGGCCCACCACTACGCGGCCCTGGCCCACTACTTCGCAGCCACCCTTCTCATCGACCACCAGT TGAAGCCTGGTGCAGATGAGGACCATCAGGAGAAGTGCCTGTCCCAGCTCTACGACCACATGCCAGAGGGACTGACGCCCTTGGCCACGCTCAAGAGCAGCCACCAGCGCCGACAGCTGG GCAAGTCCCACCTGCGCAGAGCCGTGGCCCACCACGAGGAGTCGGTGAGGGAGGCCAGCCTGTGCAAGAAGCTCCGCAACATCGAGGTGCTCCAGGACGTGCTGTCCGCGGCGCACGAGCGGTCCCGCCTCAAGTACGCGCAGCACCAGGACGACGACGATCTGCTCAACTTGATCGATGCTCCCGACATTATCT CTAAAACTGAGCAAGAGGTTGAAATTATATTGCCACAGTTCTCCAAGGTCACAGCAACGGACTTCTTCCAGAAGCTG GGCCCCCTGTCGGTGTTTTCGGCTAACAAGAGATGGACACCTCCTCGAAGCGTTCACTTCACTGCAGAAGAAGGGGATCTGGGGTTCACCTTGAGAGGAAACTCCCCAGTTCAAGTCCATTTCCTGGATCCTCACTGCTCTGCTGCG CTGGCGGGAGCCAAGGAAGGGGATTATATTGTTTCCATTCAAGACGTGGATTGCAAGTGGCTGACGGTGAGCGAGGTCATGAAGCTGCTGAAGGCCTGTGGCAGGGACGGCGTGGAGATGAAGGTCGTGAGCCTCCTGGACTTCACCTCGTCCATG CATAACAAGTGCGCGACCTACTCTGTGGGGATGCAGAAAACCTACTCCATGATCTGCTTAGCCATCGATGATGATGACAAAACTGACAAAACCAAGAAAATCTCGAAGAAGCTTTCTTTTTTGAGCTGGGGCACCGACAAGAACAGAGTGAAGTCGGCCAGCACCTTGTGCCTCCCGTCGGTTGGGGTGGCGAGGCCTCAGGTCAAGAAGAAGCTCCCTTCGCCCTTCAGCCTTCTCAACTCCGACAGTTCTTTGTACTGA
- the FAAP24 gene encoding Fanconi anemia core complex-associated protein 24 isoform X2, translating into MSPKPIWWQEMATGRNLFGLGINLQGIVIVEKTQMSEQYYSAIQKFTVLDLGMVLLPVASQMEASCLIIQLVQEQTKEPSKNPFLSKKRAPIPELSLLRTVQQIPGVGKVKALLLLQKFPSIQQLSNASLRELEPVVGPAVAQHIQAFFTQPR; encoded by the exons ATGTCACCGAAGCCGATCTGGTGGCAGGAAATGGCTACAGGAAGAAACTTGTTCGGGTTAGGAAT TAATCTCCAAGGGATTGTAATTGTTGAGAAGACGCAGATGAGTGAACAGTACTACTCGGCCATACAGAAGTTCACCGTGCTGGACCTTGGGATGGTGTTGCTTCCAGTGGCCAGCCAGATGGAAGCGTCCTGCCTTATTATCCAGTTG GTTCAAGAACAAACCAAAGAGCCCAGTAAGAACCCTTTCCTCAGTAAGAAACGGGCTCCGATCCCTGAGCTATCCCTCCTTCGAACTGTGCAACAGATCCCAGGAGTTGGAAAAGTTAAAGCTCTCCTTCTGCTTCAGAAGTTCCCAAGTATCCAGCAACTAAGTAATGCTTCCCTCCGAGAGCTGGAGCCAGTCGTGGGACCAGCAGTGGCACAGCACATTCAAGCGTTCTTCACGCAGCCCAGGTGA